Genomic segment of Tindallia californiensis:
GATCCCCAACGTTTGTCAGCATTCCTATCGCTACCACTGACACAAGTACTAAAATCAATCCATACTCTACCATCCCTTGACCTGATTCCTCTTTTAATAACCAATTCATCCTTTTACACCTCCTTTCGCATAATCTGCAACTTTATCATCTACTTCTTCAACAACCATAGGCATTCTTCTATTCTAAATAAACACTATGGCCGTCGACTAGAAAAATAATATCAAACTTTTCCTCATTCGTCTGGACAATTTTTGTCATTTTTGTTCACAATTTTTGTCGTGTTTTTGGACTTTTAAACACAGCAAGGACTTATGTCCTATGATTTGATGTATTTTTTTGAATTAAAATGAATTTCCCTTTCTATAGTATTTCTTTTCAGAACTTTCAGTGCTCTGCTGTGATAAAGCAAGGAAGCGATTAATAATAGGAGGTTCTCGTCATGTTTATTCACTATTTTTGCTGTATTTTGGCCTTTTTGTTTTTTTTTAGGCACTAAGACTTAGTGGTTTTCTAGGACTCTCAGAGTTCTCAGCTTGATAAACTCAGTTATTAAATATATATTTATTGAAACAGGAAGCTTCATAGCCATCCAAAATGTCTAGGACCACCTCAGCCCCTTCAATTGTGACATTTTTCAAAATTGTTGGTATGATAGTGATAATTTCGAAAATATGCTTTATTAAAGGAGTGTAACGTATGGAAACGATTGATATGATTATTCATTTTTCTTTAGAAGCCAGCTCTTTTATCGGTAAGTTAGTTTGGGGAACACCTTTTTTAATTTTAATGCTCGGAACTGGTTTTTATTTAACCCTTCGCTTAGGGTTTCTTCAGTTTACTCATATGGGTTTTGCATGGCGAAACACCTTCGGCAAAATGTTTCAAAAAAATCTCGACGGTGATAACAGCGGCTCCATCACTTCCTTCCAATCATTAACTTCCGCCATGGCCGCAACTATCGGAGTGGGAAATATCGCCGGTGTTGCAACCGCCATTGTCTTAGGTGGACCTGGAGCTGTTTTCTGGATGTGGGTGTCTGCTCTTCTCGGTATGGCAACCAAGTTTGGCGAAGCTACTTTAGGAGTAAAGTTTAGGAATATCAACTCTGACGGTTCTTATTCCGGCGGAGTAATGCAGTATATCGAAAACGGGATTGGAGCTCATTTCAAATGGTTAGCGGTTTTATATGCGCTATTCGCCGGATTAGCCGCCTTCGGTATAGGCAATATGGTGCAATCCAATACAGTGGCTGTAGCAATGGAAGAATTTGGTGTTTCTCCTAAAATTTCCGGACTTATTATTATGGGAATGGTGGGCCTAGTTACTCTCGGAGGGATTGTAAGAATTGCACGAACGGCAGAAATGGTAGTTCCAGCAATGTCTGTTTTATACCTTTCAGGTTCTTTCGCTATTCTGCTCTTAAATTACTCAGCTATTCCACAGGCTTTTCAAAGCATCTTCTATTACGCTTTTAACCCTTATGCCGCTGGCGCAGGCGGAGTCGGCGTTGCCGTTTCTCAGACTATCCGCTTCGGTGTTGCTCGAGGTGTATTTTCCAACGAAGCCGGACTGGGCGGATCTTCCATCGTTCATGCTCAGGCAAAAAATGTTCCTGTCGGACAAGGACTTTGGGGGTTATGGGAAGTGTTTGTTGATACTATGATTGTTTGTACTATGACCGCCTTGGTTATCCTGACAACAGGAGTCCTCGACTCTGGTCTTACTGGCGCAGAATTAACAGCCGCCGCTTTTCATCATAGTTTGCCAGGACCAGGTGGATATATCATATTGGTCTCCATTGTATTTTTTGCTTATACCACCATGCTTACCTGGTGCTATTATGGTGAAAAAAGTTGGGAATATTTATTCGGAAAGAGAATAGTGATTCCTTACCGAATTCTCTTTTTGCTCTTTTTATACATTGGTGCCAACTATGAATTACAAGCTGTCTGGAATTTTTCAGACACACTCAATGGTCTTATGATCGCCCCAAACTTGATTGCATTACTATTACTAGCCGGTGTCCTCGTTGTCGAAAAACAAGATTTTCTTAATAAGCATCTATAGGTAAAGCATTCTGTTCTCTAGCCATTATTGTTTTATGTATCAAAAAACTCCCCTGGTATCATCCTGAATAAAATTCAAGATGATACCAAGGGAGGTTCAAGTCCACATTGTATCAATTATATACCCGCTAAATTCAATGTCAACAGAACTATTGCCCTGTTTTTAAGGTTTTTTTAGATAAGAAGATTCCAAGGATTACCCAAAAAAGAATTCCTACTGCTACCCACAGATAATTTTGGATAAATCCTTGTTCCAGAATCCTCATGGCCATTGCAGGGGGTAAAATCAAAACAAAGGATTGGATCGCCCTAGGATAAATAGCGGTTGTCCAAAAACATCCACTTACCAGACAAATCAGCAGCACGCCAAAAGTAACACTCTCTCCCAGCTTTGAAGTAATTTTCATTCGTTCTGAAAAAAGGAACAATGCCGAAACAAAATACCCATAACCAGCAAAAATAAGTAAGGATATCCCTGCCTTGCCCCAATAAGAAAGGTTAAAAAACACATCCAATACAAAAAGTGTAACAAAGGCCATAAAAGCTTGTATCAGTGTATACAGGTGAAGCGTTGCCTGATAGGCAACTTTTTCAGTTCCTGTCACCATCATGATCCGTTGCCATGTACCAGCTTTCTTTTCATATTGAATAACCATCGGAAGGCTGGCGGCAAAAAAAGTCATCATCGCTACCAGCGCCCCATAAGGAGCTGCCAGTATGCCTCGGGGAGTATCTTCCATGCGGCCAGTCCCTTTCTCTTCTTCCCTCACTTGCAAAGGAATAGGCGGGCCATCTTCCCAGTAGGATTCTGCATGCTCTAATATTTCTTTCCGCAACGCTTCCTGGTCATCGATAGGCTGATGCTGTGCTTCGTACTCACGCAAAATCACCCCTGCCGCCCGATGATGACTGGCCATACGAATAACACCAGAGGCTATCAGCTCACCTACAGCATCAGCCCCTAAGGAACTGGCGGAGCGTAGCATTTCGATCTGTGGAATCTGTTCTTTGCGCATGGTTTCTTCAAAGGCTTCTGGCAAAATATAAGCACCTTCCACCTGATACCCTCGCACCAGGTCAATCGCCGTTTCACGGTCTGTTTCCACCAATCTTACCATGGATTCTTCCCGCATTAATCCTGTCAGAAATACAGATGCCTCGCTACCGTCTTCATCAACCCAGGCAATTGGAATAGCTCCTTCTTCCTGCGGTTGGTAGACAGCACCCATGACAAGGGACAGTAAAATTGGCAGTACCAGAATCATCACAAAAAAACCAGGTTGATAAAACAACCTGCTTCCAATGGCTTGCATTAGTTTTATCTTCATGAAGTATTCACCTCCTGATTTTTGCGAAAGATTCCGTTAGCCAAAACAATCATTCCTATGCCAGCAAGAAAAAAACCAGCTGTAATCTGCAACACCTGAGCAACCATCCCTAGTTGCATATGAAAGCTCGCTGTTAACATCCAGTAATGTGGCGTTATCCAGGAAAGTGGTTTAATAAAATCCGGCAAATAATGTAGAGGAATGAGTCCTCCTCCGACCAAGGCACTGATTAGCAGTAATCCTGTCAAACTGGTCTGATAGGTCTCCTCCTGTTGAATAACTACTCCCAACAACAAGCTGGCACTGCTAAGTAAGAAAAGAAACCCAACAAACAATAGGACATACCAAAGAAGCATCGATGGTTCTGTTTCTAACAAAAACCATAAAAGAGCTGATAATAAAGAGCTTTGAAGGATGGCGATAAAAAACACCCGCAAAAACTGAATTCCTAAATAATGATGGATCGGAATTCCACTCATTAGTATCCGTTGTGTGATGCCTGCAGATCTTTCCCGTAACCATTCCCGACTTTCTGAAATAGCCAGAAAAAGTAAAAACAGTACCAACATCGCTGTCCCATAATATTGAATAGGGCTAAAACCCCTCATGTCTTCCAGCACGAGAGGTTCTAGCAATTGGTTTCGTATCCGATATGCCCGAAAAGTGATTTCCTGCATCACCGGCATTATTTTTTCTTCTCGCTGTTCGCGGGTCAATCCGATTTTTTCGTAATAGTTCCAGACCGCATAAACCGCCGACTGCCCACCGGACACACTTTTCATTGAGTGCTCCATAATGGTTTTTACTAACTGACCTTCAAAAGGCTGCGATGGATCCAAGACTAAATGTAATTCTTTATTGCCTCCAGCTTCTAAGGTTTGAATCATTCCTTCCGGAACCAATACCAACGCCGCCGCCTGCCGCTCTTCCATCAGCGCATAGCCTTCCTCTTCCGTCTCTGCTAAGGTTATCGTTACCAACCTTGCCAACGCTTCATCTTCCAGAAGCTGTTGTTCTGTGATCTGCATAATCGTATGCTCGTCTTCATTCACCAGAACAACTTCAAAAGGATCCAACCACACACCGTCTTCAAAAAAACCAGCAAAACCAGCTCCCAGTAAAAACATCATCACAATGGGAAGAATCACAGCAGCAAACCACCATCTCGGTTGTTTCATTTTTTGTTTTAGGTGGAACAAGGAAAGGTCAATTACGTTACTCATCGCAAGCGCTCCCGATTAAAATGCAAACATCATTTGAAAAAATAATTGCATTAAGTCAATTGAATTTTCTTCTGTCAGTTCAGGTATTTCAATATCTAACGGCTCATTAATGCTAATGGCATCTACCTTGAATTGAATATTCATGCTTAGGTTTACGTCTTCCTCCGGCTCCATCACGATCATGCTATCTACTTCAGTTCGCAGAATCTGATAGTCGCTATCTAAATAAAAGCTTAAAGTTGTTTCGGAAGCTTCCTGATCCATCAGTGGCATTGCTTCTTCTATAAACATGTCGATATCTTCCCGCATTTCCTGAGTAACATAATCCATTTCTTCCTCAAACTCTTCACGGCTCATAGATTCAAGCTCGCCAACCATTCCGTACATAAAGTCTCTCATTTCTTCTGTTTCATAAAGATCTACCATCGCATTGGCCAAAGCAATGATTTCTTTTTCACCAATACTAATGGCAATATGAGTCAGCGAAACCTCTTCCCCATCAATACTTATCTCTTGTTTCCCAAGATTTTCCATGCTGTCATCATCAAAAGCACCTAATAACAGATCAAGTGCTACACGTGTCACTTCTTCCATTTCTTCATGATCCGGGAAAAAGGACATGGCTTGGCTTAACTCATCTTCCACTTCTCCAAAGTCTTCTCCCGTTAACATGCTCAGATCATCCATCAATTCATCCAGTCGAAGAACAATGTAACCATCCCTTAACATTGGCTCCTGCAAAGCCATCCCTAACATTGGTATCTGAGCAACAATCATTTCTTCTGTCATGATTAATTCAAAGTCAACATTCATTCCGGCTGCATAAGCTCTCGCTTTCATGGCCATTTTCGCCGCATCTAGATCACTTTGTATTCTCATATTAAGCCTTAGATCTTCCATTGCTCCCAACATCATTGCCGCATCTGGATCTATGCCGGCGACATCATCAACGGAAAAAGAAAGGTTAAGATCAAGCTCTGTTTCACTGGACACGACATCCAACTCTTTTTCAAAAGCTTTCTCTAGAGCTTCTCTGGGTGTTTCATCCGCCGGCGAACTACAACCCACCGTCACAACAAACATCATCATACAAAGAATCATACTGATCAGTTTTATATTCTTCATTTTCATTATTTTTCTCTCCTGTTCTATATACAATCTGCAAACATGGTTTTTAATTGTTCTTTTCCATTAGTGGAAACATCTTCTAAATTAATTTCCTGATGTTTACGACCATTTTTAAGCCAAATAACCCTTCCTCCTAAAGCTAACACTTCTTCAAAAGAATGAGCAACACACAGAATGGCAACACCCTCTTTAGATAAACCCCGTAAGAATTCAATGATTTGCATTGCTGTCGGCGCATCAATTCCAGCTGTCGGTTCGTCTAAGATCAGCAACTTTGGTCGATGCAATAAAGCCGCCGCCAAATGAGCTTTTCGTTTCATACCACCGGAACAATGTTTGATTTTAACATTCTCCTGACCATCCAGCTTTAACCATTGATAAAGTTTTTGCCTTTGTTCCTTCATTTCTTCTTTTGGAAGCTGATATAATTTCCCAAAGAGATCAAGGTTTTCTTCAATACTAAAATGGTCGTAAAGCGCAACCTCTTGAGCTACATAACCTATTCGTTTTCTTATTTGTGAAATAGGCATTGTTTCATTATCAAAATAGAGACGTTGTCCTTTTTCCGGTTTTTTCAATGTCGCAATGATCTCAAGAAGCGTTGTCTTCCCGGCGCCATTCAAGCCCATCAGACTAACCACCTCCCCACAACAAACACCAAAACTGATTTGATCAATAATCGAGTGTTTTCCATCATAGGAATAACTCACTTTTTTCAGTTCCAGCGCTTTCAATTTTTCACCTCCTTTCCTTTATTCAGGAGCTTTCCCAGGGCTTTTCAGACAAAATGTTCTTTTTTGTCGAATTTAAAAACGACAGCTTATTATATCATTTTCTTCTCCTTGGGTAACTAGTCCTATTAGTTTATTTTTAGCCTTCCTTTTCCCTCTTCTTTCCTCTTCGAAAACCAGGCTTGTTTAAGGCTTTCAATCCCTCTTTCAATTTCTCCTTCCGATAAAGATGCAAATCCAATCAATATTTTGGGCGAAGAAGCTGCACTGCTTTTCTTTTCTCCCATATCATATTGGCTCATTCCATACACTTTCACCCGAAGCTCTGCCGCCTTTTCCATCAACTCTTTTTCTGTCATTCCGTTGTGAACAGCCAAGACAAGATGCAGCCCTGCATCAGCACCCAGCAAGGTGATTTTATCGCCTAAGCTTTCCAGCCCTTTCATTAACACACTACGTTTTTTTTTGTATTTTGTTCTCATTCGATTTAAATGTTTTTCAAAATACCCTAATTCCATAAATTGTTCCATTATCTTTTGATCCAACAGCGGTACCGGACAAACCAAATAAGCTAATTTTTCATGATATTCCTTCAACAAATGTTCTGGTAAAATCATATAACTAATCCGCAAAGCCGGTGACATCGATTTTGAAAAGGATCCCATATAGATCACCTTTTCATTCATGTCTAAACCTTGTAACGCCGGTATGGTCATTCCCTTATACTTAAACTCGCTATCGTAATCATCTTCAATAATATACCGACCTTCTTGTTGAGCGGCCCAGCTCAACAAAGCGGACCGTCTTTTAATTGGCATAATCACACCGGTAGGAAATTGGTGAGATGGAGTAATGCAAAGAATATTCACTCCGGAACCTTCTAATTCTTTTGTATCGATGCCTTCTCTATCCACTTGTAAGGGGCAGAATTGTATCCTATGATTTTGAAACAGATTTGGCAGTCTTTCAGGACCTGGGTTTTCCATACCATACATGCTTTTCTCCGGTAAGATTTGAAATAGTATCTGGAATAAAAACTCTGTCCCTGAACTAACCACGATTTGTTCCGCCGTTGCGTTAATACCTCGCGAAAAGCGAAGATACGTAGCAATTGCCTTTCTAAGCCCCAGGTATCCTTTGGCTTCCACCCGGTTCAAAAAGGCTTCCCCATTTTCTTCTATGGCCAGCTTGCTGAGTTTCTTAAAGGCCGTAAAAGGATTGACTTCCCGATCTACTCCATAGTAGGAAAAATCGATCATTTGTGGCTGAATTTGTTTTTTACCCTCAGGCATTGCCGAAGATTCCATCTTCCAGTGAACCAAATGCTCAATTTTTTCAACATAAAAACCACTTTTTTCAACGGCATATATATACCCTTCTTCTAAAAGCTGTCCGTAAGCTGTTTGAATCGTATTTTGACTAATTCCCAACTGAGTAGCAAACTTTCGCTTTGAAGGCAGTTTTGAGTCTGCCTGCATTTTCCCTTCCAAAATATGCTGTCTCAGATATTCATACAATTGTTGATACAATGGTTTTTCCAGCGAAGCATCCAGCTTCAGCGAAGCCCAGTTCCCCTTCATTCTCAAAACTCCTCCGTCAACTACTCACTAGTTCTTTCCCTTTAGCCTATAGCCTAATTCAAATAAAGGCTTTTGTCAAAGTAAGCCTAAAAAAACCTTTTCTGATACCATCAAAACATTTTTTTCTGATACTTACTAAAGTATCAGAAATGCATTAAACTTAAAAGCGCAGAGACAATTACTGAAGGGAGTTCGATACAATGAGAAATTCAAAAGAATTTAATAAACAACTAGCCGAAACATTAAAAGGTGGCGTCATTATGGATGTTACCAACCGGGAACAGGCAAGAATTGCTGAAAAAGCCGGCGCTTGCGCTGTCATGGCCTTAGAACGGATTCCTGCTGACATCCGAGTAACCGGTGGCGTTTCCCGAATGAGCGATCCAGCAATGATTCAGGAAATCCAAGCCGTTGTTTCACTTCCCGTTATGGCAAAAGTTCGCATTGGTCATTTTGTTGAAGCGCAAATATTAGAAGCCATTCATATTGATATGATCGATGAAAGCGAAGTATTAACGCCTGCCGATCACCAGTTTCATATCGATAAAAACAGCTTTGAAGCCCCATTTGTATGCGGTGCTCGCAGCTTAGGAGAAGCTCTCAGACGAATTGCCGAAGGTGCTTCCATGATCCGTACCAAAGGAGAAGCCGGAACGGGTGATGTTTCTCAAGCAGTGCAGCATATGCGTAAAATTCAGCAGGAGATTAAGATGGTTACTCACTTAAGCCCCGATGAATTGTACGATATGGCCAAAACCATGCAAGTCTCTTACGAATTATTAAAAGCCGTTCATCAAAATGGCAAATTACCCGTTGTTAATTTTGCAGCAGGAGGGGTAGCCACTCCCGCCGACGCCGCCTTAATGATGCAGTTGGGAGCCGATGGTGTTTTTGTCGGTTCTGGCATCTTTAAATCTGGTGATCCGGAAAAACGAGCAGCCGCTATTGTTAATGCCGTAGCTTCTTATAAGGATGCGGCTGTACTGGCAAAACACTCTACGAAACTGGGCGAAGCCATGGTTGGTATTAATGTCACCGAGCTGGATGTAAAGATGGCCACTCGATAAAAGATGCCTATCTGATAAAAAACTTTCAACGATCTGTACTATAAGAAAGAGACTTCTCTCATTCATTGAGAGAAGTCTCTTTTATAGGCTTCACATATAACCTTTAGAGCAACCCCTTTAACTAAGTCGCTTTTTTGTTTGCAACTGTTTTTTCCAAGCATGCATTACTAAGGAGAGTCCGATAACGCCATAGGCCACAAATACCCGGAAATACTCCCCTAACTGAGCATCCCCAAATAGATTCCGACCAGCCAGCGGCGATACAATAAAAAGAGTGTGGAACAAGAAAGTTCCCAACAATGCATGGCTGATTTTTGCATTGGTAACAGAAGCACCACCGATTAGCAAGGCTGCAACAGAGTAAAGCCCTATCTGCTCATGACTTCCATAGGTACTGAAGGTTCCTAAATTCTGTAAAAAGATAATATGCCCCCAGGAGGCCAATGTGGTGGAAAGAATCATGGCCAATAAGCGTGTATTATCTGAGTGAATTCCGGAAACCTGTGCAATATGCCTATCCTGCCCAACAGTCCGGAAATCTTGTCCCAGCTTCGTTCGCACAAAATAAGAAGTAAATAAACAAAGTAACGCAATCAATACTACCGTCAAAACAGGTACTTTGATAAAGTTAATGTAAGAAACAGTGCTTCGGATATAAAAACTCCACCCAATTAACAAAGCTCCTACAGCGGCCGATAAGAGGTATTTTTTTGCCCCCGCTACCTGAGCAGATCCTGGTATTCCTTTGAGATACCGGTAAATTCCATGACCTATTGCCGCTATCCCCGCCATAATTGCTGTAACGGTAAAGGGCAAATACCATACATCATCAATGGCATACCGTAAACCGCCAGCTAAGTCAACGGTTGTTCGGAGACCAACACCAGAGCTGAGCACCAGCGTTTCATTCTCAAAAGGAATCACCGATCCTAGTAATAAGAGAAAGATAAATTGGTAAATTCCATTCGAGAAAAAGCCTAAGATCAAGCCGGTAATCATTTCCTGACCTTTCGTCCGATTAAACAATTTTCCCGTTAGGTATCCTAATAAAATCGCTAATGGGGTTGTTAACAGTACGGTAATAAAAATACCCTTCATTCCTGGAATTTCCCAGTGGGTTACCATAATAACAGCCGCTTGGGCACACATTGCCCCTAAAACAATCGCAAAGTTCAATCCCATCCCGGCCATAACCGGCAGTAACAGCGCCAATACTAAGAAACTGTTTCGAACCATACGGGTAATCACATCATCCAAAAGAAAAGAAAAGGTGAGCCCTGAATAATAAAAGCCAATCCAGCAGATAATCACAAATAGAATCGTCACCATATTTCCTACAATAAATTGCTTCACTTTCTGTGGCCCACTCTGTTCTGGTGGTGTCACGATTTTTTGATTTTCCATTACTCGCCACCTCCTATTTGAGTCAGAGCATAGAGGATGATGCCGTTACTGACGATAATTCGAGTGATTTCAGCTAAGCTGCCTAGTGACATCACTTTGTTCGCTACGGGAAGTGAAACGACTAACAAAGACTGAAACAAAAAGGTTCCAATAATAACATTGGAAATATTCGCTTTTTTAATAGAAGCTCCACCGATCAAAACAGCCGCCGTTGCCGCAAAGCCCATAAACATTGGTGCTTGATAGAGTTGAATAAACCCAAAACTCTGGCCATAAACAACAATGCCTACAGCCCCTAACACGGTTGATAAAACAGTTCCCACAATACGCATTTTGTTTTCATGAATTCCAGATGCTAGGGCAAATCTCGGATTATCACCAACGGCTTTCATCGAAATGCCGGTCTGACTCCTCAAAAATAGCCACATCAGAAAACAGCAGGCACCGAAAAAGAGCAGTAATCCTGTGGGAATGGTAATACCAAAGATATCAAAAGAAGCCCAATTGTTTAAGATTCTTTCGTAACGGCCCTGAAGTGTAATGGTTGTTCTAAGACCTGTGCCAATAGGCCAGCGCATGTCCTCACTTTTGAAGGGAAGTATCAGCCAGGCAATACTCATTAAAGAAACAATTGAAAAACCGGCATAAGTAGCAATGGTCATTTCCGAACCTTTTACCCGGTTTAACAACAGTCCATAAAGCACTCCCGCCACAATGGATAAAGGAATGGAAATAAAAACAGC
This window contains:
- a CDS encoding Flp family type IVb pilin yields the protein MNWLLKEESGQGMVEYGLILVLVSVVAIGMLTNVGDQLQKQFEDIWKTLGGTP
- a CDS encoding alanine/glycine:cation symporter family protein, translating into METIDMIIHFSLEASSFIGKLVWGTPFLILMLGTGFYLTLRLGFLQFTHMGFAWRNTFGKMFQKNLDGDNSGSITSFQSLTSAMAATIGVGNIAGVATAIVLGGPGAVFWMWVSALLGMATKFGEATLGVKFRNINSDGSYSGGVMQYIENGIGAHFKWLAVLYALFAGLAAFGIGNMVQSNTVAVAMEEFGVSPKISGLIIMGMVGLVTLGGIVRIARTAEMVVPAMSVLYLSGSFAILLLNYSAIPQAFQSIFYYAFNPYAAGAGGVGVAVSQTIRFGVARGVFSNEAGLGGSSIVHAQAKNVPVGQGLWGLWEVFVDTMIVCTMTALVILTTGVLDSGLTGAELTAAAFHHSLPGPGGYIILVSIVFFAYTTMLTWCYYGEKSWEYLFGKRIVIPYRILFLLFLYIGANYELQAVWNFSDTLNGLMIAPNLIALLLLAGVLVVEKQDFLNKHL
- a CDS encoding ABC transporter permease, which encodes MKIKLMQAIGSRLFYQPGFFVMILVLPILLSLVMGAVYQPQEEGAIPIAWVDEDGSEASVFLTGLMREESMVRLVETDRETAIDLVRGYQVEGAYILPEAFEETMRKEQIPQIEMLRSASSLGADAVGELIASGVIRMASHHRAAGVILREYEAQHQPIDDQEALRKEILEHAESYWEDGPPIPLQVREEEKGTGRMEDTPRGILAAPYGALVAMMTFFAASLPMVIQYEKKAGTWQRIMMVTGTEKVAYQATLHLYTLIQAFMAFVTLFVLDVFFNLSYWGKAGISLLIFAGYGYFVSALFLFSERMKITSKLGESVTFGVLLICLVSGCFWTTAIYPRAIQSFVLILPPAMAMRILEQGFIQNYLWVAVGILFWVILGIFLSKKTLKTGQ
- a CDS encoding ABC transporter permease — its product is MSNVIDLSLFHLKQKMKQPRWWFAAVILPIVMMFLLGAGFAGFFEDGVWLDPFEVVLVNEDEHTIMQITEQQLLEDEALARLVTITLAETEEEGYALMEERQAAALVLVPEGMIQTLEAGGNKELHLVLDPSQPFEGQLVKTIMEHSMKSVSGGQSAVYAVWNYYEKIGLTREQREEKIMPVMQEITFRAYRIRNQLLEPLVLEDMRGFSPIQYYGTAMLVLFLLFLAISESREWLRERSAGITQRILMSGIPIHHYLGIQFLRVFFIAILQSSLLSALLWFLLETEPSMLLWYVLLFVGFLFLLSSASLLLGVVIQQEETYQTSLTGLLLISALVGGGLIPLHYLPDFIKPLSWITPHYWMLTASFHMQLGMVAQVLQITAGFFLAGIGMIVLANGIFRKNQEVNTS
- a CDS encoding ABC transporter ATP-binding protein, with the translated sequence MKALELKKVSYSYDGKHSIIDQISFGVCCGEVVSLMGLNGAGKTTLLEIIATLKKPEKGQRLYFDNETMPISQIRKRIGYVAQEVALYDHFSIEENLDLFGKLYQLPKEEMKEQRQKLYQWLKLDGQENVKIKHCSGGMKRKAHLAAALLHRPKLLILDEPTAGIDAPTAMQIIEFLRGLSKEGVAILCVAHSFEEVLALGGRVIWLKNGRKHQEINLEDVSTNGKEQLKTMFADCI
- the pdxR gene encoding MocR-like pyridoxine biosynthesis transcription factor PdxR encodes the protein MKGNWASLKLDASLEKPLYQQLYEYLRQHILEGKMQADSKLPSKRKFATQLGISQNTIQTAYGQLLEEGYIYAVEKSGFYVEKIEHLVHWKMESSAMPEGKKQIQPQMIDFSYYGVDREVNPFTAFKKLSKLAIEENGEAFLNRVEAKGYLGLRKAIATYLRFSRGINATAEQIVVSSGTEFLFQILFQILPEKSMYGMENPGPERLPNLFQNHRIQFCPLQVDREGIDTKELEGSGVNILCITPSHQFPTGVIMPIKRRSALLSWAAQQEGRYIIEDDYDSEFKYKGMTIPALQGLDMNEKVIYMGSFSKSMSPALRISYMILPEHLLKEYHEKLAYLVCPVPLLDQKIMEQFMELGYFEKHLNRMRTKYKKKRSVLMKGLESLGDKITLLGADAGLHLVLAVHNGMTEKELMEKAAELRVKVYGMSQYDMGEKKSSAASSPKILIGFASLSEGEIERGIESLKQAWFSKRKEEGKGRLKIN
- the pdxS gene encoding pyridoxal 5'-phosphate synthase lyase subunit PdxS; the protein is MRNSKEFNKQLAETLKGGVIMDVTNREQARIAEKAGACAVMALERIPADIRVTGGVSRMSDPAMIQEIQAVVSLPVMAKVRIGHFVEAQILEAIHIDMIDESEVLTPADHQFHIDKNSFEAPFVCGARSLGEALRRIAEGASMIRTKGEAGTGDVSQAVQHMRKIQQEIKMVTHLSPDELYDMAKTMQVSYELLKAVHQNGKLPVVNFAAGGVATPADAALMMQLGADGVFVGSGIFKSGDPEKRAAAIVNAVASYKDAAVLAKHSTKLGEAMVGINVTELDVKMATR
- a CDS encoding ABC transporter permease subunit yields the protein MENQKIVTPPEQSGPQKVKQFIVGNMVTILFVIICWIGFYYSGLTFSFLLDDVITRMVRNSFLVLALLLPVMAGMGLNFAIVLGAMCAQAAVIMVTHWEIPGMKGIFITVLLTTPLAILLGYLTGKLFNRTKGQEMITGLILGFFSNGIYQFIFLLLLGSVIPFENETLVLSSGVGLRTTVDLAGGLRYAIDDVWYLPFTVTAIMAGIAAIGHGIYRYLKGIPGSAQVAGAKKYLLSAAVGALLIGWSFYIRSTVSYINFIKVPVLTVVLIALLCLFTSYFVRTKLGQDFRTVGQDRHIAQVSGIHSDNTRLLAMILSTTLASWGHIIFLQNLGTFSTYGSHEQIGLYSVAALLIGGASVTNAKISHALLGTFLFHTLFIVSPLAGRNLFGDAQLGEYFRVFVAYGVIGLSLVMHAWKKQLQTKKRLS
- a CDS encoding ABC transporter permease subunit encodes the protein MSNVKKFIDRFGLPRVIIIAFLIFLCISAIMLDIPITDLISDALVRTGMNGVLVLAMVPGILAGIGLNFGIPIGIVCGLLGGLIAIEMDLVGFTAFFVAVFISIPLSIVAGVLYGLLLNRVKGSEMTIATYAGFSIVSLMSIAWLILPFKSEDMRWPIGTGLRTTITLQGRYERILNNWASFDIFGITIPTGLLLFFGACCFLMWLFLRSQTGISMKAVGDNPRFALASGIHENKMRIVGTVLSTVLGAVGIVVYGQSFGFIQLYQAPMFMGFAATAAVLIGGASIKKANISNVIIGTFLFQSLLVVSLPVANKVMSLGSLAEITRIIVSNGIILYALTQIGGGE